The Streptomyces sp. NBC_00440 genome contains a region encoding:
- a CDS encoding lantibiotic dehydratase has protein sequence MSRNTPPPAAPPAVSAPVGVRIAGLPTTALDASRIPRSTELALHVTSLDQRLADDAAQLCDALYALIGTAPARPFKARLVGLRRAVHRGARISPLLDAAAPPEVLGGALTGRLHAHAALRRTRAGLFAELGNVLPAETRSAAAALDALFQDPAFATGLDYASADLYEDLLRREARDAAGRRPLDGAAVRLAKYAGRAMAKPSPLTTFASSGFGRWAADAGSGVRLESSVRASVAEASLLPLAGIAAALAHVPELDAAVRLRVNPSATPVASPGGERWLFTVPGPSGEVRALPATPALAAILAAVCEAGSPERLRALLRAPGPGSTTTADADAVVARLVRTGLLEIRLGPPDQELDAATLCDWLGRHLPEPHDGHRLAPLLADLRAIRDRIDAARTAGPGLHRGIAAALQQHTTAAARQLGLLGRSEQLDRGPLYFHHTVAVGTAAVLDPAAWRPALADLAHVPALLAPFDTLAPPREALREHAVTAYGPGFKQPFTRFLQDFGAWWSTAAPHAPTERDARRQDALRRLIADTPPASDGTVRLGPQAVRDLCGTWPDPDTSGDRHACYVQTLPNPATGLGLVLNTVTCGHGTGLTRIARLLDTPAPFGAAHAGPPGDGPADTPLYAEFDAAFSSALNQRAPATRYAIDLDGATSHRPPEQLIRPADLDVVHDRHTRRLHLAHRTTGRVVRPLHLGLLATPLLPLPARLLVEAFGQTSYAFWSDWPQLWRLLPPGRTGPPRRGPEAAPGPGWTKMPRLALGAVVLRRATWFIDPGRAPARAAGETDAAHLVRVHTWRAALGLPQRCFLRVLTPRPTDGFTGPALHDKDRKPVYVDFAHAHLLRVFERAAATGRPLLLTEALPDLHDAPAHRDGHRYAAEFLIELPTAPLPAADRREQSC, from the coding sequence ATGAGCCGGAACACACCGCCCCCGGCCGCGCCCCCCGCCGTCAGCGCCCCCGTGGGCGTACGGATCGCCGGGCTGCCCACCACCGCGCTCGACGCCTCCCGCATCCCTCGCAGCACCGAACTCGCCCTGCACGTCACGTCCTTGGACCAGCGGCTGGCCGACGACGCGGCGCAGCTCTGCGACGCGTTGTACGCCCTGATCGGCACAGCGCCCGCGCGCCCTTTCAAGGCCAGGCTGGTGGGCCTGCGCCGAGCCGTGCACCGGGGCGCCCGCATCAGCCCCCTGCTGGACGCGGCGGCCCCGCCGGAGGTGCTCGGCGGGGCGCTCACCGGGCGTCTCCACGCCCATGCCGCTCTGCGCCGTACCCGGGCCGGGCTCTTCGCGGAACTGGGGAACGTCCTGCCTGCGGAGACCCGGTCGGCGGCAGCGGCCCTTGACGCGCTCTTCCAGGACCCGGCGTTCGCCACCGGTCTCGACTACGCCAGTGCGGATCTGTACGAGGACCTGCTGCGCCGGGAGGCGCGCGACGCGGCCGGACGGCGGCCGCTGGACGGGGCAGCCGTCCGGCTCGCCAAGTACGCGGGGCGCGCGATGGCCAAGCCCAGCCCGTTGACGACCTTCGCCTCCAGCGGCTTCGGCCGGTGGGCGGCGGACGCCGGCTCCGGCGTACGCCTGGAGAGTTCCGTCCGGGCCTCTGTGGCAGAGGCGAGTCTGCTGCCGCTGGCGGGTATCGCCGCCGCTCTCGCCCACGTACCCGAGCTGGACGCGGCCGTCCGACTGCGCGTCAACCCGTCGGCCACACCGGTGGCCTCGCCCGGGGGAGAGCGGTGGCTGTTCACCGTGCCGGGCCCGTCCGGCGAGGTGCGTGCCCTGCCCGCGACCCCGGCGCTGGCCGCGATCCTGGCGGCGGTCTGCGAGGCAGGCAGCCCCGAGCGGCTGCGTGCCCTGCTCCGCGCCCCCGGACCGGGGAGCACCACAACCGCCGACGCCGACGCTGTCGTCGCCCGGCTCGTCCGGACCGGCCTGCTGGAGATCCGCCTAGGCCCGCCCGACCAGGAGCTCGACGCCGCCACGCTCTGCGACTGGCTCGGGAGGCACCTGCCGGAGCCCCACGACGGCCACCGCCTCGCCCCGCTGCTCGCCGACCTGCGTGCCATCCGCGACCGGATCGACGCCGCCAGGACCGCCGGGCCCGGCTTGCACCGGGGCATCGCCGCCGCCCTGCAGCAGCACACCACGGCCGCCGCCCGACAGCTCGGACTGCTCGGCCGGAGCGAGCAGTTGGACCGCGGCCCGCTGTACTTCCACCACACGGTCGCCGTCGGCACGGCCGCCGTACTGGACCCGGCTGCCTGGCGGCCGGCTCTCGCCGACCTCGCTCACGTCCCCGCACTGCTCGCCCCCTTCGACACCCTCGCACCGCCGCGCGAGGCACTGCGGGAGCACGCCGTGACCGCCTACGGCCCAGGATTCAAGCAGCCGTTCACCCGTTTCCTCCAGGACTTCGGCGCCTGGTGGTCCACAGCCGCGCCGCACGCTCCCACCGAGCGCGACGCCCGGCGGCAGGACGCACTGCGCCGCCTGATCGCCGACACCCCGCCCGCGTCCGACGGCACCGTCCGTCTCGGCCCCCAGGCCGTCCGTGACCTCTGCGGCACCTGGCCCGACCCGGACACCTCCGGCGACCGCCATGCCTGCTACGTCCAGACGCTGCCCAACCCTGCCACCGGGCTCGGACTGGTACTCAACACGGTGACCTGCGGCCACGGCACCGGCCTGACCCGGATCGCCCGGCTGCTCGACACACCGGCCCCTTTCGGGGCAGCCCACGCGGGGCCTCCCGGTGACGGCCCCGCGGACACCCCCCTCTACGCCGAGTTCGACGCCGCCTTCAGCAGCGCTCTCAACCAGCGGGCACCTGCCACCCGTTACGCGATCGACCTGGACGGCGCCACCTCGCACCGGCCGCCCGAGCAACTGATCCGCCCCGCCGACCTGGACGTCGTGCACGACCGGCACACCCGTCGCCTCCACCTGGCCCACCGCACCACCGGCCGTGTCGTACGGCCGCTCCATCTGGGCCTGCTCGCCACACCGCTGCTGCCGCTGCCCGCCCGGCTGCTGGTGGAAGCATTCGGCCAGACCTCCTACGCCTTCTGGTCGGACTGGCCGCAGCTGTGGCGGCTGCTCCCGCCGGGGCGGACCGGCCCGCCCCGGCGCGGCCCGGAGGCGGCGCCCGGACCGGGCTGGACGAAGATGCCCCGTCTCGCCCTCGGGGCCGTGGTGCTGCGCCGTGCGACCTGGTTCATCGACCCCGGCCGGGCACCCGCCCGCGCCGCCGGAGAGACGGACGCCGCCCACCTGGTCCGCGTGCACACCTGGCGCGCGGCGCTCGGCCTGCCGCAGCGCTGCTTCCTGCGCGTCCTCACCCCGCGCCCCACTGACGGCTTCACCGGCCCCGCGCTGCACGACAAGGACCGCAAGCCGGTGTACGTCGATTTCGCCCACGCCCATCTGCTGCGGGTCTTCGAGCGGGCGGCGGCCACCGGCCGGCCACTGCTGCTCACAGAGGCACTGCCCGACCTCCACGACGCACCGGCCCACCGGGACGGCCACCGCTACGCGGCCGAGTTCCTGATCGAGCTGCCCACCGCCCCGCTCCCTGCGGCGGACCGGCGGGAGCAGTCATGCTGA
- a CDS encoding nitroreductase family protein, translated as MRTAPPGACPAHAENAGAAARRYHARHGRVLPTIDPAAGSTAPKHHPGVPVLPLPFPPTFPSPCADHGRAAFPECLGALLALLNGITRVDWTAAGVGAGRPVPSGGGTYPAEVYTATASGLCHYLPAAHALELLSPADLRDDLARALDRPPLEQPESVLLITSRLDANLARYGLFGHRLQALDTGVLTGQALTLLESAGAAPTAHARFAEEELGRLLGLDSAAERVHAVVTARTPGAITPGAPLLRRRTARSGFEPLPVPSAALRAVLSEAARPVPLDHAAPADCDLYVVAQRVTGLEAGCYRYDPRTGRLVPVTGDLTPRDLFPPGGPGELAGFEAACAVLVTGDYEAGYPGHGDHWYRMLNLRAGVIGQRIGLAAARTGLGAGLRCDVDIAAADTVLSTRPDRTTLLAVLLGPERGSGTPACHLLGREGPL; from the coding sequence ATGAGGACCGCCCCGCCCGGTGCCTGCCCTGCGCACGCGGAGAACGCAGGAGCGGCAGCGCGCCGCTACCACGCACGGCACGGCCGTGTGCTGCCCACCATCGACCCGGCAGCGGGCAGCACCGCGCCCAAGCACCATCCGGGCGTGCCCGTCCTCCCCCTGCCGTTCCCGCCCACATTCCCTTCGCCCTGCGCCGACCACGGTAGGGCCGCCTTCCCGGAGTGTCTGGGCGCACTCCTCGCCCTGCTCAACGGCATCACCCGGGTCGACTGGACCGCCGCAGGCGTGGGTGCAGGCCGGCCAGTGCCGTCCGGCGGCGGCACCTACCCGGCCGAGGTGTACACGGCCACCGCCTCCGGCCTCTGCCACTACCTGCCGGCGGCTCACGCACTCGAACTCCTCTCCCCCGCCGACCTGCGCGACGACCTCGCCCGCGCGCTGGACCGCCCGCCGCTCGAACAACCGGAATCAGTCCTGTTGATCACCAGCCGGCTGGACGCGAACCTGGCCCGCTACGGGCTCTTCGGCCACCGTCTGCAGGCACTCGACACCGGCGTACTGACCGGGCAGGCGCTCACCCTGCTGGAGTCGGCCGGTGCCGCACCGACGGCCCACGCGCGCTTCGCGGAGGAGGAACTGGGCCGCCTGCTCGGCCTCGACTCCGCAGCGGAGCGCGTCCATGCGGTCGTCACCGCCCGGACTCCGGGCGCGATCACGCCCGGCGCGCCGCTGCTGCGCCGCCGAACCGCCCGCTCCGGCTTCGAGCCGCTCCCCGTCCCGTCGGCCGCCCTGCGCGCGGTCCTGTCGGAGGCCGCCCGCCCGGTCCCCCTGGACCATGCCGCCCCGGCCGACTGCGACCTCTACGTCGTCGCCCAGCGCGTCACCGGACTGGAGGCGGGCTGCTACCGGTACGACCCGCGCACAGGCCGGCTCGTACCGGTCACCGGGGACCTCACGCCACGGGACCTGTTCCCGCCCGGAGGCCCCGGAGAACTGGCGGGCTTCGAAGCCGCCTGCGCCGTACTCGTGACCGGCGACTACGAGGCCGGCTACCCCGGACACGGCGACCACTGGTACCGGATGCTCAACCTGCGGGCGGGCGTCATCGGCCAGCGGATCGGCCTGGCCGCCGCGCGCACCGGGCTCGGCGCCGGACTCCGCTGCGACGTCGACATCGCGGCCGCCGACACCGTACTGTCCACCCGCCCCGACCGCACCACGCTGCTCGCCGTGCTGCTGGGCCCAGAACGCGGCAGCGGGACACCGGCCTGTCATCTGCTCGGCAGGGAAGGCCCGTTGTGA
- a CDS encoding lantibiotic dehydratase C-terminal domain-containing protein encodes MTAIPQPEEPQWRAAHIAYFGDDTDQLILHAVRPVIERCAGHVESAYVLRHWRRGPHLRLVVRATPAVFAGLVEPAVCELVGGHLRARPSTAAPLEEADLLPLHRRLAAAEREPGPLTPFYRDNSITWEEHDRRIDVLGCPVGADELALFYQQTNSLLFEHLESVAAGLPRETLALRLMLATAHTLCRHPQDPSIRRGFVSFRSHAEGYLSTVGPQVRDAFEQRYTANSTVLTAQVRAVVTALDSGAAEPGAPDTGTSDSGAPDTGAAAEPGPASELHRWVATIDPLGTRWTALYEAGEIPETEIPADEENGIGELLTSSPLHRAISGSATYKQMMYRDPRFLRYRLMLNYTYLHLSRLGLPGLTRYLLCHLAANAVEEVYGVSALELVLATAASTPATPENATAPARTHR; translated from the coding sequence GTGACAGCCATCCCGCAGCCGGAAGAGCCACAGTGGCGCGCGGCCCACATCGCCTACTTCGGCGACGACACCGACCAGCTGATCCTGCACGCCGTACGGCCGGTGATCGAGCGCTGCGCCGGTCACGTCGAATCGGCCTATGTGCTGCGGCACTGGCGCCGCGGCCCCCATCTGCGCCTGGTGGTCCGGGCCACCCCCGCCGTCTTCGCCGGGCTGGTGGAGCCCGCCGTCTGCGAACTGGTCGGCGGACATCTGCGGGCGCGGCCGTCCACCGCGGCCCCCCTCGAAGAGGCCGACCTGCTGCCCCTGCACCGCCGTCTCGCCGCAGCCGAACGCGAACCCGGCCCGCTGACCCCCTTCTACCGGGACAACTCGATCACCTGGGAGGAGCACGACCGCCGGATCGACGTGCTGGGCTGTCCGGTCGGCGCCGACGAACTGGCCCTCTTCTACCAGCAAACCAACAGCCTGCTGTTCGAGCACCTGGAATCCGTCGCCGCGGGACTGCCGCGCGAGACACTGGCCCTGCGCCTGATGCTCGCCACCGCGCACACACTCTGCCGGCACCCGCAGGACCCATCGATCCGTCGCGGGTTCGTCTCCTTCCGTTCGCACGCAGAGGGCTACCTGAGCACAGTCGGCCCCCAGGTGCGGGACGCCTTCGAGCAGCGGTACACGGCCAACAGCACGGTACTCACCGCGCAGGTGCGCGCCGTGGTCACGGCCCTCGATTCCGGCGCGGCAGAGCCCGGGGCGCCGGACACCGGGACATCGGACAGCGGGGCGCCGGACACCGGGGCCGCGGCAGAGCCGGGCCCGGCGTCGGAACTGCACCGCTGGGTAGCCACCATCGATCCGCTGGGCACCCGCTGGACCGCTCTGTACGAGGCCGGTGAGATCCCGGAGACGGAGATCCCGGCCGACGAGGAGAACGGCATCGGCGAACTGCTCACGTCCAGCCCGCTGCACCGGGCGATCAGCGGCAGCGCCACGTACAAGCAGATGATGTACCGGGATCCGCGCTTCCTGCGCTACCGCCTGATGCTCAACTACACCTACCTCCATCTCTCCCGCCTCGGGCTGCCCGGCCTGACCCGCTATCTGCTCTGCCACCTCGCGGCCAACGCGGTGGAGGAGGTCTACGGGGTCAGCGCGCTCGAACTGGTCCTGGCCACCGCCGCGAGCACTCCCGCCACGCCGGAGAACGCGACCGCACCGGCACGGACACACCGATGA
- a CDS encoding lantibiotic dehydratase C-terminal domain-containing protein, producing MLTRPPGGVPGPEPQDRWVSAHVFTGHPLDLVVSTLIPAAVAELRQRGLADRFFFLRHWHGGPHLRLRVRLTAPAAGPSVRAVLDAHAIALFRTLPPSQPMPAHQYRALAEQLAALEPDSEPGTLAPNDSLAFHPYRPEHGKYGHGAALRAAEDAFATCSELAVAAVLAGWSPAQRTAHCFALLAGTLDAGAAPGQPVPEVLAQYRNGRAALLTVARAARAAPLAEAAHPARAAAQSAVADPARTAPLAEVADPAGADPVSRWLATCRGAQRQAAAPALLAGHLTHLACNRLDVRIGQEATLRALALLAVAELTDAELTDTDRPRPESDQPRRHTSRRHQGSQDDAPHDGAAPP from the coding sequence ATGCTGACCCGTCCGCCCGGCGGCGTGCCGGGCCCGGAGCCGCAGGACCGCTGGGTCAGCGCCCATGTGTTCACCGGGCACCCGCTCGACCTGGTGGTGAGCACGCTGATCCCGGCGGCCGTCGCGGAACTGCGGCAACGCGGGCTGGCCGACCGCTTCTTCTTCCTCCGCCACTGGCACGGCGGCCCGCACCTGCGTCTGCGGGTCCGTCTCACCGCACCGGCGGCCGGGCCCTCCGTACGCGCCGTGCTGGACGCACACGCCATAGCACTGTTCCGTACGCTGCCGCCCTCTCAGCCCATGCCCGCACACCAATACCGGGCACTGGCAGAGCAGTTGGCCGCCCTGGAACCGGACAGCGAGCCCGGGACCCTGGCCCCCAACGACAGTCTCGCCTTCCACCCCTACCGGCCCGAGCACGGCAAGTACGGCCATGGCGCCGCACTGCGGGCCGCGGAGGACGCGTTCGCCACCTGCAGCGAACTGGCCGTCGCCGCCGTACTGGCCGGCTGGAGCCCGGCACAGCGGACGGCGCACTGTTTCGCCCTGCTGGCCGGCACCCTGGACGCGGGTGCTGCGCCGGGACAGCCGGTGCCGGAGGTGTTGGCCCAGTACAGGAACGGGCGTGCCGCCCTGCTCACCGTCGCCCGCGCAGCCCGCGCGGCCCCACTGGCGGAAGCGGCACACCCGGCCCGCGCGGCAGCACAGTCGGCAGTGGCGGACCCGGCCCGCACGGCCCCACTGGCGGAAGTGGCGGACCCGGCCGGGGCCGACCCGGTGAGCCGGTGGCTCGCGACCTGCCGCGGTGCCCAGCGACAGGCCGCCGCCCCTGCCCTGCTGGCCGGTCATCTGACCCACCTGGCCTGCAACCGTCTCGACGTACGGATCGGCCAGGAGGCCACCCTGCGGGCCCTGGCCCTGCTGGCCGTAGCGGAACTGACGGACGCGGAACTGACGGACACCGACCGGCCGCGTCCGGAAAGCGACCAGCCGCGCCGGCACACCTCCCGGCGGCACCAGGGCAGCCAGGACGACGCCCCGCACGACGGCGCCGCCCCACCGTAA
- a CDS encoding nitroreductase family protein, whose product MTDGTPRSLAGENPFPLALWAEAVYSRRAIPATLATGSPAPGTGSAEPGLLPHGPRLPLAPPPLHLAPAPGSPATLADPAVLSALLHYSYGLLQHDLTPGGWPLHRAVASARCRYPSELTLVSPTAAFRFDPLHHQLIMQTASVTSRQAADPGDSRFAVITSRFARTARLYGDYAPRLCAQEAGMLLGAVHLVAAALGLRTRPGQDQETLHGLCANLLPAGAEHPMGYLEILQPVKHPGDRSWPPPDLASVLRARHSGAALFDPEPVLSPKALLTDLGAALAAAPFTDFSCHLLVQRVTGFSPGHYVHSDGHLRQVSDGDPQTSLEQIGQTEGRVSMNFRSTACTAYIAVRRGAAVARYGADAFRRLHLTAGAAAHLLCVAAARQGLGARVHNGYDAAGAERLLGLAPGEETVLFQVAIGTARPGAAFRVPVVF is encoded by the coding sequence ATGACCGACGGGACACCTCGCAGCCTCGCAGGCGAGAACCCGTTTCCCCTGGCGCTCTGGGCGGAGGCGGTCTACTCCCGCAGGGCCATCCCGGCCACCCTCGCCACGGGATCCCCTGCGCCGGGAACGGGCAGCGCGGAGCCCGGCCTCCTCCCCCACGGGCCGCGCCTTCCACTGGCGCCGCCACCGCTCCATCTGGCGCCCGCCCCCGGCTCCCCGGCCACCCTCGCCGACCCGGCCGTCCTCTCCGCGCTGCTGCACTACTCCTACGGTCTGCTCCAGCACGACCTGACCCCGGGCGGCTGGCCGCTTCACCGCGCGGTGGCCTCCGCACGGTGCCGCTACCCGAGCGAACTCACCCTGGTCTCCCCCACCGCGGCATTCCGGTTCGACCCTCTCCACCATCAACTGATCATGCAGACCGCATCAGTGACCAGCCGTCAGGCCGCTGACCCCGGGGACTCCCGGTTCGCCGTGATCACCAGCCGGTTCGCCCGGACGGCACGGCTCTACGGCGACTACGCCCCGCGGCTGTGCGCCCAGGAGGCAGGAATGCTGCTGGGCGCGGTGCACCTGGTCGCCGCCGCACTCGGCCTGCGTACCCGGCCAGGACAGGACCAGGAGACACTGCACGGCCTCTGCGCGAACCTGCTGCCCGCCGGGGCGGAACACCCGATGGGCTATCTGGAGATCCTGCAGCCCGTGAAGCATCCGGGCGACCGGTCCTGGCCCCCGCCCGACCTGGCCTCCGTGCTCCGTGCCCGCCACTCCGGCGCCGCGCTGTTCGACCCGGAACCGGTGCTCTCACCGAAAGCACTGCTCACCGATCTCGGCGCCGCCCTCGCCGCGGCGCCGTTCACCGACTTCTCCTGCCACCTGCTGGTACAGCGTGTGACCGGCTTCTCCCCGGGCCACTACGTCCACAGCGACGGCCATCTGCGGCAGGTCAGCGACGGCGACCCGCAAACGTCGCTCGAACAGATCGGACAGACGGAGGGCCGGGTGTCGATGAACTTCCGCTCGACTGCCTGTACCGCCTACATCGCCGTCCGTCGCGGCGCCGCCGTCGCGCGCTACGGCGCCGACGCCTTCCGCAGACTGCACCTGACCGCGGGCGCGGCGGCGCATCTGCTCTGCGTGGCCGCTGCCCGTCAGGGCCTGGGCGCGCGGGTCCACAACGGCTACGACGCCGCCGGTGCGGAACGCCTGCTCGGGCTGGCCCCGGGTGAGGAGACAGTGCTCTTCCAGGTGGCCATCGGCACGGCGCGGCCGGGCGCCGCCTTCCGCGTCCCGGTGGTGTTCTGA